The Corvus hawaiiensis isolate bCorHaw1 chromosome 2, bCorHaw1.pri.cur, whole genome shotgun sequence genome includes a window with the following:
- the LOC125335847 gene encoding arylsulfatase D-like isoform X3 — translation MSRGFDKPSLEAKIRKPEVKREARTKLQHYVLLLSWLEGKLCAPRSCLNVWLTLCLFPRTCISNPSKPNFLLILADDLGIGDVGCYGNDTIRTPNIDGLAKEGVRLTQHIAAAAVCTPSRAAFLTGRYPIRSGMASSTQRQVLFWNGGSGGLPPNETTFARILYQQGYSTALVGKWHMGVNCKTHRDHCHHPLNHGFDYFYGMPFTLVNECQGTDDPELAKSLQDTYWFYTQMIILAVFTLVIGKLANLFPVKWKIIICLAICGLLHFISWFSSYGFTKYWNCILMRNHDITEQPMNLQKTTSNMLKEAITFIERNKHRPFLLFVSLLHVHTPLITTEKFQGRSRHGLYGDNVEEMDWMVGRLLDVIDKEDLKNTTFIYFGSDHGGFLEAHRGNSQLGGWNGIYKGGKGMGGWEGGIRVPGIVRWPGVLPAGTVINEPTSLMDIYPTVVQLAGGAVPQDRVVDGHTLLPLLQGTVQHSGHEFLFHYCGVFLHAVRWHQKDSGTVWKAHYATPVFQPEGSGACFRRGICPCFGDGVTHHDPPLLFNLSQDPSEANPLSADTEPLFDAVTRRIRRAVEEHRKTLTPVPQQLSPYNNIWKPWLQPCCGMFPFCWCHEENNKEDSVV, via the exons ATGAGCCGTGGTTTTGATAAGCCCTCCTTGGAAGCAAAGATCAGAAAGCCTGAGGTGAAGAGGGAAGCGAGAACAAAGCTCCAGCA TTATGTGCTGCTCTTGTCCTGGCTGGAAGGAAAGTTGTGTGCTCCTAG gAGCTGCCTAAACGTTTGGCTAACCTTATGCTTGTTTCCAAGAACCTGCATATCAAATCCTTCCAAACCTAACTTTTTACTGATACTGGCTGATGATCTTGGTATTGGAGATGTGGGTTGCTATGGCAATGATACAATAAG GACCCCTAACATTGATGGCCTGGCAAAGGAGGGAGTGAGACTTACTCAGCAcattgctgcagcagctgtctgTACTCCAAGCAGAGCCGCTTTCCTGACTGGCAGATACCCTATCAGATCAG GCATGGCATCTAGCACTCAGCGGCAGGTTCTCTTCTGgaacgggggttctggggggctCCCACCAAATGAAACTACTTTTGCCAGAATACTCTACCAGCAGGGTTATTCTACAGCACTTGTAG ggaAGTGGCATATGGGTGTGAACTGCAAAACCCACCGTGATCACTGCCACCATCCTTTAAATCATGggtttgattatttttatggTATGCCTTTTACCCTTGTGAATGAGTGTCAAGGCACAGACGACCCTGAATTGGCCAAGTCTTTGCAAGATACGTATTGGTTTTACACTCAGATGATCATCCTTGCAGTatttactcttgtgattggaaaACTTGCCAATTTATTCCcagtaaaatggaaaataatcatCTGTCTGGCTATCTGTGGTCTCCTTCATTTCATCTCCTGGTTCTCCAGCTATGGTTTCACCAAGTACTGGAACTGTATCCTGATGAGAAACCACGATATCACTGAACAACCAATGAACCTACAAAAAACTACTTCTAATATGCTGAAGGAGGCAATTACATTCATTGAAAG aaacaagCATAGaccatttcttctctttgtttcccttttaCATGTTCACACCCCTCTCATTACCACAGAGAAGTTTCAGGGCAGAAGCAGGCATGGGCTGTATGGTGATAACGTAGAGGAGATGGACTGGATGGTGG GCAGGCTTCTGGATGTTATTGACAAAGAGGACTTGAAGAATACCACATTCATTTATTTTGGATCTGATCATGGAGGATTCTTAGAGGCTCACAGAGGAAATTCTCAGTTGGGTGGATGGAATGGGATATATAAAG GTGGAAAAGGAatgggaggctgggaaggaggaatcCGTGTTCCAGGTATAGTTAGATGGCCAGGAGTGTTGCCTGCAGGCACAGTTATCAATGAACCTACAAGCCTTATGGACATCTATCCTACAGTAGTGCAACTGGCTGGAGGGGCAGTGCCTCAGGACAG GGTCGTGGATGGGCACACCTTGCTGCCCCTGCTGCAGGGGACAGTGCAGCACTCTGGGCACGAGTTCCTGTTCCACTACTGCGGTGTGTTTCTGCATGCAGTGCGCTGGCACCAGAAGGACA GTGGCACTGTATGGAAAGCTCATTATGCTACACCAGTATTTCAACCAGAAGGCTCCGGGGCCTGTTTCAGAAGAGGAATTTGTCCATGTTTTGGGGATGGTGTAACCCATCATGACCCTCCACTGCTGTTCAATCTCTCGCAAGATCCGTCTGAGGCAAATCCTCTATCAGCTGACACTGAGCCCTTGTTTGACGCTGTAACGAGGAGAATAAGAAGAGCTGTGGAAGAGCATCGCAAGACACTGACTCCAGTCCCACAACAGCTGTCTCCTTACAATAATATATGGAAGCCATGGCTGCAGCCATGCTGTGGGATGTTCCCATTCTGTTGGTGCcatgaagaaaataacaaagaagATAGCGTAGTTTAA
- the LOC125335847 gene encoding arylsulfatase D-like isoform X4 — MESCLNVWLTLCLFPRTCISNPSKPNFLLILADDLGIGDVGCYGNDTIRTPNIDGLAKEGVRLTQHIAAAAVCTPSRAAFLTGRYPIRSGMASSTQRQVLFWNGGSGGLPPNETTFARILYQQGYSTALVGKWHMGVNCKTHRDHCHHPLNHGFDYFYGMPFTLVNECQGTDDPELAKSLQDTYWFYTQMIILAVFTLVIGKLANLFPVKWKIIICLAICGLLHFISWFSSYGFTKYWNCILMRNHDITEQPMNLQKTTSNMLKEAITFIERNKHRPFLLFVSLLHVHTPLITTEKFQGRSRHGLYGDNVEEMDWMVGRLLDVIDKEDLKNTTFIYFGSDHGGFLEAHRGNSQLGGWNGIYKGGKGMGGWEGGIRVPGIVRWPGVLPAGTVINEPTSLMDIYPTVVQLAGGAVPQDRVVDGHTLLPLLQGTVQHSGHEFLFHYCGVFLHAVRWHQKDSGTVWKAHYATPVFQPEGSGACFRRGICPCFGDGVTHHDPPLLFNLSQDPSEANPLSADTEPLFDAVTRRIRRAVEEHRKTLTPVPQQLSPYNNIWKPWLQPCCGMFPFCWCHEENNKEDSVV; from the exons ATGGA gAGCTGCCTAAACGTTTGGCTAACCTTATGCTTGTTTCCAAGAACCTGCATATCAAATCCTTCCAAACCTAACTTTTTACTGATACTGGCTGATGATCTTGGTATTGGAGATGTGGGTTGCTATGGCAATGATACAATAAG GACCCCTAACATTGATGGCCTGGCAAAGGAGGGAGTGAGACTTACTCAGCAcattgctgcagcagctgtctgTACTCCAAGCAGAGCCGCTTTCCTGACTGGCAGATACCCTATCAGATCAG GCATGGCATCTAGCACTCAGCGGCAGGTTCTCTTCTGgaacgggggttctggggggctCCCACCAAATGAAACTACTTTTGCCAGAATACTCTACCAGCAGGGTTATTCTACAGCACTTGTAG ggaAGTGGCATATGGGTGTGAACTGCAAAACCCACCGTGATCACTGCCACCATCCTTTAAATCATGggtttgattatttttatggTATGCCTTTTACCCTTGTGAATGAGTGTCAAGGCACAGACGACCCTGAATTGGCCAAGTCTTTGCAAGATACGTATTGGTTTTACACTCAGATGATCATCCTTGCAGTatttactcttgtgattggaaaACTTGCCAATTTATTCCcagtaaaatggaaaataatcatCTGTCTGGCTATCTGTGGTCTCCTTCATTTCATCTCCTGGTTCTCCAGCTATGGTTTCACCAAGTACTGGAACTGTATCCTGATGAGAAACCACGATATCACTGAACAACCAATGAACCTACAAAAAACTACTTCTAATATGCTGAAGGAGGCAATTACATTCATTGAAAG aaacaagCATAGaccatttcttctctttgtttcccttttaCATGTTCACACCCCTCTCATTACCACAGAGAAGTTTCAGGGCAGAAGCAGGCATGGGCTGTATGGTGATAACGTAGAGGAGATGGACTGGATGGTGG GCAGGCTTCTGGATGTTATTGACAAAGAGGACTTGAAGAATACCACATTCATTTATTTTGGATCTGATCATGGAGGATTCTTAGAGGCTCACAGAGGAAATTCTCAGTTGGGTGGATGGAATGGGATATATAAAG GTGGAAAAGGAatgggaggctgggaaggaggaatcCGTGTTCCAGGTATAGTTAGATGGCCAGGAGTGTTGCCTGCAGGCACAGTTATCAATGAACCTACAAGCCTTATGGACATCTATCCTACAGTAGTGCAACTGGCTGGAGGGGCAGTGCCTCAGGACAG GGTCGTGGATGGGCACACCTTGCTGCCCCTGCTGCAGGGGACAGTGCAGCACTCTGGGCACGAGTTCCTGTTCCACTACTGCGGTGTGTTTCTGCATGCAGTGCGCTGGCACCAGAAGGACA GTGGCACTGTATGGAAAGCTCATTATGCTACACCAGTATTTCAACCAGAAGGCTCCGGGGCCTGTTTCAGAAGAGGAATTTGTCCATGTTTTGGGGATGGTGTAACCCATCATGACCCTCCACTGCTGTTCAATCTCTCGCAAGATCCGTCTGAGGCAAATCCTCTATCAGCTGACACTGAGCCCTTGTTTGACGCTGTAACGAGGAGAATAAGAAGAGCTGTGGAAGAGCATCGCAAGACACTGACTCCAGTCCCACAACAGCTGTCTCCTTACAATAATATATGGAAGCCATGGCTGCAGCCATGCTGTGGGATGTTCCCATTCTGTTGGTGCcatgaagaaaataacaaagaagATAGCGTAGTTTAA
- the LOC125335847 gene encoding arylsulfatase D-like isoform X2 encodes MVPWFKKHFPDTVCGSRCSKCHSQAIAIMTSVTPHQSPLCSCPTRSRSLNRSILYPCPRGALRLLSCLNVWLTLCLFPRTCISNPSKPNFLLILADDLGIGDVGCYGNDTIRTPNIDGLAKEGVRLTQHIAAAAVCTPSRAAFLTGRYPIRSGMASSTQRQVLFWNGGSGGLPPNETTFARILYQQGYSTALVGKWHMGVNCKTHRDHCHHPLNHGFDYFYGMPFTLVNECQGTDDPELAKSLQDTYWFYTQMIILAVFTLVIGKLANLFPVKWKIIICLAICGLLHFISWFSSYGFTKYWNCILMRNHDITEQPMNLQKTTSNMLKEAITFIERNKHRPFLLFVSLLHVHTPLITTEKFQGRSRHGLYGDNVEEMDWMVGRLLDVIDKEDLKNTTFIYFGSDHGGFLEAHRGNSQLGGWNGIYKGGKGMGGWEGGIRVPGIVRWPGVLPAGTVINEPTSLMDIYPTVVQLAGGAVPQDRVVDGHTLLPLLQGTVQHSGHEFLFHYCGVFLHAVRWHQKDSGTVWKAHYATPVFQPEGSGACFRRGICPCFGDGVTHHDPPLLFNLSQDPSEANPLSADTEPLFDAVTRRIRRAVEEHRKTLTPVPQQLSPYNNIWKPWLQPCCGMFPFCWCHEENNKEDSVV; translated from the exons ATGGTCCCATGGTTTAAGAAGCATTTTCCAGACACTGTGTGTGGCAGTCGGTGCAGTAAATGCCACAGTCAAGCCATTGCCATAATGACCAGCGTGACTCCACACCAATCACCTTTGTGCTCCTGTCCCACTCGTTCCAGGAGCCTTAACAGGAGCATCCTATACCCCTGTCCAAGGGGTGCCTTGAGACTCTT gAGCTGCCTAAACGTTTGGCTAACCTTATGCTTGTTTCCAAGAACCTGCATATCAAATCCTTCCAAACCTAACTTTTTACTGATACTGGCTGATGATCTTGGTATTGGAGATGTGGGTTGCTATGGCAATGATACAATAAG GACCCCTAACATTGATGGCCTGGCAAAGGAGGGAGTGAGACTTACTCAGCAcattgctgcagcagctgtctgTACTCCAAGCAGAGCCGCTTTCCTGACTGGCAGATACCCTATCAGATCAG GCATGGCATCTAGCACTCAGCGGCAGGTTCTCTTCTGgaacgggggttctggggggctCCCACCAAATGAAACTACTTTTGCCAGAATACTCTACCAGCAGGGTTATTCTACAGCACTTGTAG ggaAGTGGCATATGGGTGTGAACTGCAAAACCCACCGTGATCACTGCCACCATCCTTTAAATCATGggtttgattatttttatggTATGCCTTTTACCCTTGTGAATGAGTGTCAAGGCACAGACGACCCTGAATTGGCCAAGTCTTTGCAAGATACGTATTGGTTTTACACTCAGATGATCATCCTTGCAGTatttactcttgtgattggaaaACTTGCCAATTTATTCCcagtaaaatggaaaataatcatCTGTCTGGCTATCTGTGGTCTCCTTCATTTCATCTCCTGGTTCTCCAGCTATGGTTTCACCAAGTACTGGAACTGTATCCTGATGAGAAACCACGATATCACTGAACAACCAATGAACCTACAAAAAACTACTTCTAATATGCTGAAGGAGGCAATTACATTCATTGAAAG aaacaagCATAGaccatttcttctctttgtttcccttttaCATGTTCACACCCCTCTCATTACCACAGAGAAGTTTCAGGGCAGAAGCAGGCATGGGCTGTATGGTGATAACGTAGAGGAGATGGACTGGATGGTGG GCAGGCTTCTGGATGTTATTGACAAAGAGGACTTGAAGAATACCACATTCATTTATTTTGGATCTGATCATGGAGGATTCTTAGAGGCTCACAGAGGAAATTCTCAGTTGGGTGGATGGAATGGGATATATAAAG GTGGAAAAGGAatgggaggctgggaaggaggaatcCGTGTTCCAGGTATAGTTAGATGGCCAGGAGTGTTGCCTGCAGGCACAGTTATCAATGAACCTACAAGCCTTATGGACATCTATCCTACAGTAGTGCAACTGGCTGGAGGGGCAGTGCCTCAGGACAG GGTCGTGGATGGGCACACCTTGCTGCCCCTGCTGCAGGGGACAGTGCAGCACTCTGGGCACGAGTTCCTGTTCCACTACTGCGGTGTGTTTCTGCATGCAGTGCGCTGGCACCAGAAGGACA GTGGCACTGTATGGAAAGCTCATTATGCTACACCAGTATTTCAACCAGAAGGCTCCGGGGCCTGTTTCAGAAGAGGAATTTGTCCATGTTTTGGGGATGGTGTAACCCATCATGACCCTCCACTGCTGTTCAATCTCTCGCAAGATCCGTCTGAGGCAAATCCTCTATCAGCTGACACTGAGCCCTTGTTTGACGCTGTAACGAGGAGAATAAGAAGAGCTGTGGAAGAGCATCGCAAGACACTGACTCCAGTCCCACAACAGCTGTCTCCTTACAATAATATATGGAAGCCATGGCTGCAGCCATGCTGTGGGATGTTCCCATTCTGTTGGTGCcatgaagaaaataacaaagaagATAGCGTAGTTTAA
- the LOC125335847 gene encoding arylsulfatase D-like isoform X1, protein MMVPWFKKHFPDTVCGSRCSKCHSQAIAIMTSVTPHQSPLCSCPTRSRSLNRSILYPCPRGALRLLSCLNVWLTLCLFPRTCISNPSKPNFLLILADDLGIGDVGCYGNDTIRTPNIDGLAKEGVRLTQHIAAAAVCTPSRAAFLTGRYPIRSGMASSTQRQVLFWNGGSGGLPPNETTFARILYQQGYSTALVGKWHMGVNCKTHRDHCHHPLNHGFDYFYGMPFTLVNECQGTDDPELAKSLQDTYWFYTQMIILAVFTLVIGKLANLFPVKWKIIICLAICGLLHFISWFSSYGFTKYWNCILMRNHDITEQPMNLQKTTSNMLKEAITFIERNKHRPFLLFVSLLHVHTPLITTEKFQGRSRHGLYGDNVEEMDWMVGRLLDVIDKEDLKNTTFIYFGSDHGGFLEAHRGNSQLGGWNGIYKGGKGMGGWEGGIRVPGIVRWPGVLPAGTVINEPTSLMDIYPTVVQLAGGAVPQDRVVDGHTLLPLLQGTVQHSGHEFLFHYCGVFLHAVRWHQKDSGTVWKAHYATPVFQPEGSGACFRRGICPCFGDGVTHHDPPLLFNLSQDPSEANPLSADTEPLFDAVTRRIRRAVEEHRKTLTPVPQQLSPYNNIWKPWLQPCCGMFPFCWCHEENNKEDSVV, encoded by the exons ATG ATGGTCCCATGGTTTAAGAAGCATTTTCCAGACACTGTGTGTGGCAGTCGGTGCAGTAAATGCCACAGTCAAGCCATTGCCATAATGACCAGCGTGACTCCACACCAATCACCTTTGTGCTCCTGTCCCACTCGTTCCAGGAGCCTTAACAGGAGCATCCTATACCCCTGTCCAAGGGGTGCCTTGAGACTCTT gAGCTGCCTAAACGTTTGGCTAACCTTATGCTTGTTTCCAAGAACCTGCATATCAAATCCTTCCAAACCTAACTTTTTACTGATACTGGCTGATGATCTTGGTATTGGAGATGTGGGTTGCTATGGCAATGATACAATAAG GACCCCTAACATTGATGGCCTGGCAAAGGAGGGAGTGAGACTTACTCAGCAcattgctgcagcagctgtctgTACTCCAAGCAGAGCCGCTTTCCTGACTGGCAGATACCCTATCAGATCAG GCATGGCATCTAGCACTCAGCGGCAGGTTCTCTTCTGgaacgggggttctggggggctCCCACCAAATGAAACTACTTTTGCCAGAATACTCTACCAGCAGGGTTATTCTACAGCACTTGTAG ggaAGTGGCATATGGGTGTGAACTGCAAAACCCACCGTGATCACTGCCACCATCCTTTAAATCATGggtttgattatttttatggTATGCCTTTTACCCTTGTGAATGAGTGTCAAGGCACAGACGACCCTGAATTGGCCAAGTCTTTGCAAGATACGTATTGGTTTTACACTCAGATGATCATCCTTGCAGTatttactcttgtgattggaaaACTTGCCAATTTATTCCcagtaaaatggaaaataatcatCTGTCTGGCTATCTGTGGTCTCCTTCATTTCATCTCCTGGTTCTCCAGCTATGGTTTCACCAAGTACTGGAACTGTATCCTGATGAGAAACCACGATATCACTGAACAACCAATGAACCTACAAAAAACTACTTCTAATATGCTGAAGGAGGCAATTACATTCATTGAAAG aaacaagCATAGaccatttcttctctttgtttcccttttaCATGTTCACACCCCTCTCATTACCACAGAGAAGTTTCAGGGCAGAAGCAGGCATGGGCTGTATGGTGATAACGTAGAGGAGATGGACTGGATGGTGG GCAGGCTTCTGGATGTTATTGACAAAGAGGACTTGAAGAATACCACATTCATTTATTTTGGATCTGATCATGGAGGATTCTTAGAGGCTCACAGAGGAAATTCTCAGTTGGGTGGATGGAATGGGATATATAAAG GTGGAAAAGGAatgggaggctgggaaggaggaatcCGTGTTCCAGGTATAGTTAGATGGCCAGGAGTGTTGCCTGCAGGCACAGTTATCAATGAACCTACAAGCCTTATGGACATCTATCCTACAGTAGTGCAACTGGCTGGAGGGGCAGTGCCTCAGGACAG GGTCGTGGATGGGCACACCTTGCTGCCCCTGCTGCAGGGGACAGTGCAGCACTCTGGGCACGAGTTCCTGTTCCACTACTGCGGTGTGTTTCTGCATGCAGTGCGCTGGCACCAGAAGGACA GTGGCACTGTATGGAAAGCTCATTATGCTACACCAGTATTTCAACCAGAAGGCTCCGGGGCCTGTTTCAGAAGAGGAATTTGTCCATGTTTTGGGGATGGTGTAACCCATCATGACCCTCCACTGCTGTTCAATCTCTCGCAAGATCCGTCTGAGGCAAATCCTCTATCAGCTGACACTGAGCCCTTGTTTGACGCTGTAACGAGGAGAATAAGAAGAGCTGTGGAAGAGCATCGCAAGACACTGACTCCAGTCCCACAACAGCTGTCTCCTTACAATAATATATGGAAGCCATGGCTGCAGCCATGCTGTGGGATGTTCCCATTCTGTTGGTGCcatgaagaaaataacaaagaagATAGCGTAGTTTAA